The following coding sequences lie in one Arachis stenosperma cultivar V10309 chromosome 5, arast.V10309.gnm1.PFL2, whole genome shotgun sequence genomic window:
- the LOC130982004 gene encoding tubby-like F-box protein 5, with product MSFKSIVRELKEMRDGIGSLSRRSAESKHWHSRVKSHVVPDVTLNPLEPVQQGQWAHLPPELLLDIIRRVEESETSWPARTVVVSCASVCKSWRAVTKEIVNTPEQCGRLTFPISLKQPGPRESPIQCFIRRNRETSTYLLYFGLVPSENGTDKLLLAAKKIRRATGIDFVISLVANDFSRSSNTYVGKLRSNFLGTKFTICDNQSPHQAGTQPNGRSSKRFHTKQASPRVSAGNYTVGTIAYELNVLRTRGPRRMNCTMTSIPVSAIQEGGTAPTLTSLPQIIDEQFPLSPSLKGKAPIVDVSSTSLLELPVQSQGLVEPLVLKNKAPRWHEQLQCWCLNFKGRVTVASVKNFQLVAAVDPSHNLSTAEQEKVILQFGKIGKDIFTMDYRYPLSAFQAFAICLSSFDTKPACE from the exons ATGTCGTTCAAAAGCATAGTACGCGAACTCAAGGAGATGAGAGATGGGATTGGTAGTTTATCGAGGCGGAGCGCAGAAAGCAAGCATTGGCACAGTAGAGTAAAGTCACATGTTGTTCCTGATGTCACTCTAAATCCACTTGAACCTGTTCAACAGGGGCAGTGGGCACATCTACCACCTGAGTTACTTCTGGACATAATTCGTAGGGTTGAAGAGAGTGAGACATCTTGGCCTGCACGCACCGTTGTTGTGTCGTGTGCTTCAGTATGTAAATCATGGAGGGCTGTTACAAAAGAGATTGTCAATACTCCTGAGCAGTGCGGAAGGCTCACGTTTCCTATTTCATTGAAACag CCCGGTCCTCGTGAGTCACCAATTCAGTGCTTTATCAGGAGAAACAGAGAAACTTCGACATATTTATTGTACTTCGGTCTTGTGCCAT CGGAGAATGGGACTGATAAGTTGTTATTAGCTGCTAAAAAGATAAGAAGGGCAACAGGCATAGACTTTGTCATATCTTTGGTTGCAAATGATTTTTCTCGGTCCAGCAACACATATGTTGGTAAACTAAG GTCTAATTTTTTGGGAACCAAGTTCACTATCTGCGACAACCAATCTCCCCATCAAGCTGGAACTCAGCCAAATGGTCGTTCTAGTAAGAGATTCCACACTAAGCAGGCGTCTCCCAGGGTTTCAGCAGGTAACTACACCGTTGGCACCATTGCCTATGAGCTTAATGTCCTACGCACGAGAGGGCCACGGAGGATGAACTGTACCATGACCTCCATACCTGTGTCAGCTATCCAAGAAGGAGGCACCGCCCCAACCCTGACATCTCTTCCTCAGATAATTGATGAGCAATTCCCTTTGTCGCCATCACTGAAAGGAAAAGCTCCAATAGTAGACGTAAGCTCCACAAGCCTCTTGGAGCTGCCAGTGCAAAGCCAAGGCTTGGTTGAGCCTCTAGTACTTAAAAACAAGGCCCCCAGATGGCATGAGCAGCTGCAATGCTGGTGCCTAAACTTTAAGGGTCGTGTTACGGTGGCGTCTGTTAAGAACTTCCAACTTGTTGCCGCTGTTGATCCTTCTCATAATTTGTCCACCGCAGAGCAAGAAAAGGTAATTTTGCAGTTTGGAAAGATTGGGAAAGACATATTTACCATGGATTATCGATATCCACTCTCTGCCTTCCAAGCCTTTGCGATATGCTTGAGCAGCTTTGATACTAAACCAGCCTGTGAATGA